In the genome of Sardina pilchardus chromosome 14, fSarPil1.1, whole genome shotgun sequence, one region contains:
- the LOC134101188 gene encoding macrophage mannose receptor 1-like, translating into MTLLLLTTLLVSGLGSLSSSVPRQFHVVKEQKSWTEAQQYCREEFTDLATIDDMTENKKVKSMMQEAGAGNAWIGLKKRNNPEWQWSLADRDFYGENEAEFRNWGSRQPNGGRDSTHPYVLVTEGKNWADAQRYCREKHTDLASVRNRAENDQIKGVIPDSTSSAVFYWIGLFRGAWVWSDGSSSSFCHWKAREPNNQGVACTEIMPSGQWKDAGCQHRGGSHFICYEDKLVLVRENKPWREALQYCRDHHVDLVSVTSERVQRWVSERAKGASTPHVWVGLLHSYGVGWYWVCGQTVCYSNWTQGHEQVGSFHQGVGAVESGGGQWVSNLTKTDQLNFICTTKDGCD; encoded by the exons ATGACTCTACTTCTACTAACAACACTGCTGGtctcag GTCTGGGCAGTCTGTCCTCCTCTGTGCCACGTCAGTTCCATGTGGTGAAGGAGCAGAAGAGCTGGACAGAAGCTCAGCAGTACTGCAGAGAGGAGTTCACTGACCTCGCCACCATAGACGACATGACAGAGAATAAGAAGGTGAAGAGCATGATGCAGGAAGCAGGTGCTGGAAATGCCTGGATTGGGCTGAAGAAGAGAAACAATCCTGAGTGGCAGTGGTCTCTGGCTGACAGGGATTTCTACGGAGAGAATGAAGCCGAGTTCAGGAACTGGGGTTCACGCCAACCCaatggag GGAGAGACTCCACACATCCCTATGTGCTGGTTACTGAGGGGAAGAACTGGGCAGATGCTCAGAGATactgcagagagaaacacacagacctggccaGTGTGAGGAATCGGGCAGAGAACGACCAGATAAAGGGAGTCATACCAGACAGTACCAGCAGTGCTGTGTTTTACTGGATCGGCCTGTTCAGAGGTGCCTGGGTGTGGTCAGATGGCAGCAGTTCCTCATTCTGCCACTGGAAGGCTAGAGAACCTAATAATCAGGGTGTGGCATGCACTGAAATTATGCCCAGTGGTCAGTGGAAAGACGCAGGCTGTCAACATCGTGGTGGTAGTCACTTCATCTGCTATGAAG ACAAGCTGGTTCTGGTCCGTGAGAATAAGCCCTGGAGAGAGGCGCTGCAGTACTGCCGAGATCACCATGTGGACCTGGTGTCTGTGACGTCTGAGCGGGTCCAGCGCTGGGTGAGCGAGCGGGCTAAAGGAGCCTCCACTCCTCATGTGTGGGTGGGCCTGCTCCACTCCTACGGTGTGGGCTGGTACTGGGTCTGTGGACAGACCGTCTGCTACAGCAACTGGACCCAAGGGCACGAGCAGGTGGGGTCCTTCCATCAAGGAGTCGGGGCAGTGGAGTCTGGAGGGGGGCAGTGGGTCAGCAACCTGACTAAGACTGACCAACTCAACTTCATCTGCACCACTAAGG ATGGTTGTGACTGA